In Streptococcus parapneumoniae, the genomic stretch ATGACAGGGGTGAATTTGGGAATTAAAGAAGTTGTCAAGCGTCATGAGCTTGTCTATGGATTAGAACACTTATTATGAGATTAACGCAAATGCCTTCTGAATTTCAGAAGGCTTTACCAGTATTAGAAAAAATTAAAGAAGCAGGTTTTGAAGCCTATTTTGTTGGGGGCTCTGTTCGAGATGCCCTTCTCAATCGCCCTATCCACGATGTGGACATTGCGACGTCTTCTTATCCAGAAGAGACCAAGCAGATTTTTCCGCGAACAGCCGATATCGGAATCGAGCATGGAACTGTCTTGGTCTTAGACGGGGATGAGGAGTATGAGGTAACCACCTTCCGGACAGAGGATGTCTATGTGGACTATCGCAGACCAAGTGCGGTTTCCTTTGTGCGTTCGCTAGAAGAAGACCTCAAGCGCCGTGATTTCACAGTCAACGCCTTTGCCTTGGACGAGACAGGAGAAATTGTTGACTTGTTTCATGGTTTAGACGATTTGGAAAATCAAGTCTTGAGGGCGGTTGGAGTGGCAAGTGAGCGTTTCAACGAAGACGCTCTGCGGATTATGCGTGGTTTCCGTTTTCAGGCCAGTCTTGGCTTCGAACTTGAGCCAGAAACCTTTAAAGCTATGAAGACCTTGACGCCACTTTTGGAGAAAATTTCTGTAGAGCGTACTTTTGTTGAGTTTGATAAACTCTTGCTGGCTCCATTTTGGAGAAGGGGCTTGGCTTCCATGATTGAGAGTCAAGCTTATGACTATCTCCCTGATATGGCAGCTAGCCAGGACAAGCTCAATAGACTGTTTGATTTGGAGACTGATTTCACCTTTAAATCCTCTGAACAAGCCTGGGCAGCTCTACTGTGGGCTTTGGAGATTGAAAATGCGCAGCCATTTTTGAAGGCTTGGAAGACCTCACGCCAGTTTGCTAAGCAAGTTCAGGATTTGCTGACTATTTTGGCCTTGCGTGAAAAGGGAGAATTGAGCAAGCGCGATTGTTATCGCTTTGACTTGGATTTACTTTTACAGGCTGAAAATCTTCGTCAGGCTCAAGGGAAACCAGTCAACCCACAAGCCATCACAGAAACCTATCAGAGTTTGACCATTCATGATAAGAAAGAAATTCAGATTAATGGTGGCATTTTGATTAAGGAATATGGCTATCAGCCGGGACCTGACTTGGGAGAGATTTTAACAGAGATTGAGTATGCCATTGTCGATGGAGAATTGGAAAATGACCGTCAAGCCATCCATGCTTATCTGAGGGAGAAAAAATGAGTGATTTTATCGTTGAAAAACTAAGTAAATCCGTCGGTGACAAGACCGTTTTTAAGGATATTTCCTTTATCATCCATGACCTAGACAGAATTGGTCTGATTGGTGTCAATGGGACTGGCAAGACCACCCTTTTAGATGTCCTTTCTGGTGTTTCTGGCTTTGATGGGGATGTCAGTCCTTTTTCAGCAAAGAACGATTACCAGATTGGCTACTTGACCCAGGACCCTGATTTTGATGATAGCAAGACGGTCTTGGATACGGTTCTATCTAGCGACCTTAAGGAAATCCAGCTCATTCGTGAGTACGAATTGATCATGCTCAACTATAGTGAGGACAAGCAGGCTTGTTTGGAACGTGTCATGGCAGAAATGGACTCTCTCCAAGCTTGGGAAATTGAGAGTCAGGTCAAGACGGTTCTTAGCAAGCTGGGGATTCAGGACTTATCCACTCCAGTTGGGGAATTGTCAGGTGGTCTGAGAAGACGAGTTCAGTTGGCGCAAGTCTTACTTGGCAACCACGACCTCTTGCTTCTGGATGAGCCGACCAACCATCTGGACATTGCGACTATTGAGTGGCTGACCCTCTTTTTGAAAAATTCCAAGAAGACCGTCCTTTTTATTACCCACGATCGTTATTTCCTAGACGCTTTGTCAACACGGATTTTCGAGTTGGACCGAGCAGGCTTGACCGAATATCAGGGAAATTATCAGGATTATGTTCGCCTTAAGGCGGAACAGGACGAGCGCGATGCGGCTCTTCTCCACAAAAAGGAACAACTTTATAAGCAAGAATTGGCCTGGATGCGCAGACAACCGCAGGCGCGTGCGACCAAGCAACAAGCTCGTATCAATCGTTTCCACGATTTGAAGAAAGAAGTTTCAGGTGGCGTTGCTGAAACAGACTTGACCATGAACTTTGAAACCAGTCGGATTGGGAAGAAGGTCATCGAGTTTCAAGATGTTTCTTTTGCCTATGAAAACAAGCCAATTTTGCAAGATTTTAATCTCTTGGTGCAGCCCAAAGACCGTATCGGAATCGTTGGGGACAACGGTGTTGGGAAATCAACTCTCCTTAACTTGATTGCAGGAAGTCTTGAGCCGATAGCAGGTCAAGTTATCATTGGGGAAACGGTTCGCATCGCC encodes the following:
- a CDS encoding CCA tRNA nucleotidyltransferase; this encodes MRLTQMPSEFQKALPVLEKIKEAGFEAYFVGGSVRDALLNRPIHDVDIATSSYPEETKQIFPRTADIGIEHGTVLVLDGDEEYEVTTFRTEDVYVDYRRPSAVSFVRSLEEDLKRRDFTVNAFALDETGEIVDLFHGLDDLENQVLRAVGVASERFNEDALRIMRGFRFQASLGFELEPETFKAMKTLTPLLEKISVERTFVEFDKLLLAPFWRRGLASMIESQAYDYLPDMAASQDKLNRLFDLETDFTFKSSEQAWAALLWALEIENAQPFLKAWKTSRQFAKQVQDLLTILALREKGELSKRDCYRFDLDLLLQAENLRQAQGKPVNPQAITETYQSLTIHDKKEIQINGGILIKEYGYQPGPDLGEILTEIEYAIVDGELENDRQAIHAYLREKK
- a CDS encoding ABC-F family ATP-binding cassette domain-containing protein; this encodes MSDFIVEKLSKSVGDKTVFKDISFIIHDLDRIGLIGVNGTGKTTLLDVLSGVSGFDGDVSPFSAKNDYQIGYLTQDPDFDDSKTVLDTVLSSDLKEIQLIREYELIMLNYSEDKQACLERVMAEMDSLQAWEIESQVKTVLSKLGIQDLSTPVGELSGGLRRRVQLAQVLLGNHDLLLLDEPTNHLDIATIEWLTLFLKNSKKTVLFITHDRYFLDALSTRIFELDRAGLTEYQGNYQDYVRLKAEQDERDAALLHKKEQLYKQELAWMRRQPQARATKQQARINRFHDLKKEVSGGVAETDLTMNFETSRIGKKVIEFQDVSFAYENKPILQDFNLLVQPKDRIGIVGDNGVGKSTLLNLIAGSLEPIAGQVIIGETVRIAYFSQQIEGLDESKRVINYLQEVAEEVKTSGGTTTSIAELLEQFLFPRSTHGTLIEKLSGGEKKRLYLLKLLLEKPNVLLLDEPTNDLDIATLTVLENFLQGFAGPVLTVSHDRYFLDKVATKILAFEDGKIRPFFGHYTDYLDEKVFETEMANQVQKVEKEKVVKVREDKKCMSYQEKQEWASIEGDIEALEDRISAIEEEMQANGSDFGKLATLQKELDEKNEALLEKYERYEYLSDFDS